In Carassius gibelio isolate Cgi1373 ecotype wild population from Czech Republic chromosome B2, carGib1.2-hapl.c, whole genome shotgun sequence, a single genomic region encodes these proteins:
- the LOC127951193 gene encoding CMRF35-like molecule 1 isoform X2: MNAYVKKNTFYISIWFWLILGVESYSGWSNHVLTVYPGGSVTIPCYYDKKYTQQKKSWFSLIDKTHTYTNTTEQNLSVIDHPDQSLFTVTMRNLQNKHNGHYYCVVETGEQPPKKTIYEPYLKIQSTPDVSLMSSSVSGHEGGDISVQFLYSSGYQNKVKQWCRYKDQRCYTVGSADTSQNPSVQISDDDGGRSFTVLMTGLRRTDSGWYYCSVGDLQVPVQLLVQRDNENKRDAMNPVLITVQRDSENKSWYFCSVGEALNPVHITVTEAEPGIVSNKENQTGILKKHNNETKDKEKAQNNGLLIVWLLPALAALLLFLILVGVFTWRWRRRPKQDKPHIRGRNSSRTTDMDPNKDITYSTIVHDPGSEAMKSPSGEAINSIIYSTVAPH; encoded by the exons ATGAACGCATATGTGAAGAAAAACACATTCTACATTTCAATCTGGTTTTGGCTCATTTTAG gTGTTGAAAGCTACAGCGGTTGGTCAAACCATGTATTAACTGTTTATCCTGGAGGATCTGTCACCATCCCATGTTATTATGACAAGAAATACACACAGCAGAAGAAATCCTGGTTCTCACTGattgataaaacacacacatacacaaacacaacagagcaGAATCTATCAGTAATTGATCATCCTGATCAGAGTCTCTTTACTGTGACTATGAGAAacctgcagaacaaacacaatGGACATTATTATTGTGTTGTGGAGACTGGAGAACAACCACCGAAAAAAACAATATATGAGCCTTATCTCAAGATTCAGTCTA ctcctGATGTATCTTTGATGAGCAGCAGTGTCTCTGGACATGAAGGTGGTGATATCAGTGTTCAGTTTCTCTACAGTTCTGGATATCAGAATAAAGTCAAACAGTGGTGCAGATATAAAGATCAGAGATGTTACACAGTGGGGAGCGCTGACACATCCCAGAATCCATCAGTGCAGATCAGTGATGATGATGGGGGAAGATCCTTCACTGTGCTGATGACTGGACTGAGACGGACTGATTCTGGCTGGTACTACTGCTCTGTAGGAGATCTGCAGGTTCCTGTTCAACTCCTTGTTCAGAGAgacaatgaaaataaaa GAGATGCAATGAATCCTGTTCTCATCACTGTTCAGAGAGACAGTGAAAATAAAA gctggtaTTTCTGCTCTGTAGGTGAGGCACTGAATCCTGTTCACATCACTGTAACGGAGGCAGAACCAG GCATTGTCAGTAACAAAGA AAATCAAACAGGGATTCTCAAGAAacataataatgaaacaaaagaCAAGGAGAAGGCACAAAA TAATGGACTCCTGATTGTGTGGCTTCTTCCAGCTTTAGCAGCACTTCTGCTGTTCTTGATTCTGGTCGGTGTTTTCACCTGGAGATGGAGACGGAGACCCA AACAAGATAAACCTCACATCAGAGGGAGAAACAGCAGCAGAACCACTGACATG GATCCCAACAAGGACATAACCTACAGCACTATTGTTCATGATCCTGGGAGTGAAGCGATGAAGTCTCCATCAGGTGAAGCAATAAACAGCATAATATACAGCACTGTGGCTCCACACTGA
- the LOC127951193 gene encoding CMRF35-like molecule 1 isoform X1, with product MNAYVKTNTFYISIWFWLILGVESYSGWSNHVLTVYPGGSVTIPCYYDKKYTQQKKSWFSLIDKTHTYTNTTEQNLSVIDHPDQSLFTVTMRNLQNKHNGHYYCVVETGEQPPKKTIYEPYLKIQSTPDVSLMSSSVSGHEGGDISVQFLYSSGYQNKVKQWCRYKDQRCYTVGSADTSQNPSVQISDDDGGRSFTVLMTGLRRTDSGWYYCSVGDLQVPVQLLVQRDNENKRDAMNPVLITVQRDSENKSWYFCSVGEALNPVHITVTEAEPGIVSNKENQTGILKKHNNETKDKEKAQNNGLLIVWLLPALAALLLFLILVGVFTWRWRRRPKQDKPHIRGRNSSRTTDMDPNKDITYSTIVHDPGSEAMKSPSGEAINSIIYSTVAPH from the exons gTGTTGAAAGCTACAGCGGTTGGTCAAACCATGTATTAACTGTTTATCCTGGAGGATCTGTCACCATCCCATGTTATTATGACAAGAAATACACACAGCAGAAGAAATCCTGGTTCTCACTGattgataaaacacacacatacacaaacacaacagagcaGAATCTATCAGTAATTGATCATCCTGATCAGAGTCTCTTTACTGTGACTATGAGAAacctgcagaacaaacacaatGGACATTATTATTGTGTTGTGGAGACTGGAGAACAACCACCGAAAAAAACAATATATGAGCCTTATCTCAAGATTCAGTCTA ctcctGATGTATCTTTGATGAGCAGCAGTGTCTCTGGACATGAAGGTGGTGATATCAGTGTTCAGTTTCTCTACAGTTCTGGATATCAGAATAAAGTCAAACAGTGGTGCAGATATAAAGATCAGAGATGTTACACAGTGGGGAGCGCTGACACATCCCAGAATCCATCAGTGCAGATCAGTGATGATGATGGGGGAAGATCCTTCACTGTGCTGATGACTGGACTGAGACGGACTGATTCTGGCTGGTACTACTGCTCTGTAGGAGATCTGCAGGTTCCTGTTCAACTCCTTGTTCAGAGAgacaatgaaaataaaa GAGATGCAATGAATCCTGTTCTCATCACTGTTCAGAGAGACAGTGAAAATAAAA gctggtaTTTCTGCTCTGTAGGTGAGGCACTGAATCCTGTTCACATCACTGTAACGGAGGCAGAACCAG GCATTGTCAGTAACAAAGA AAATCAAACAGGGATTCTCAAGAAacataataatgaaacaaaagaCAAGGAGAAGGCACAAAA TAATGGACTCCTGATTGTGTGGCTTCTTCCAGCTTTAGCAGCACTTCTGCTGTTCTTGATTCTGGTCGGTGTTTTCACCTGGAGATGGAGACGGAGACCCA AACAAGATAAACCTCACATCAGAGGGAGAAACAGCAGCAGAACCACTGACATG GATCCCAACAAGGACATAACCTACAGCACTATTGTTCATGATCCTGGGAGTGAAGCGATGAAGTCTCCATCAGGTGAAGCAATAAACAGCATAATATACAGCACTGTGGCTCCACACTGA